From Candidatus Zixiibacteriota bacterium, a single genomic window includes:
- a CDS encoding DUF302 domain-containing protein, producing MKYTFGKLTKMTYDEALAKLPDLLKEEGFGVLTEIDVKETMKKKLDVGFRKYKILGACNPKLAYQAFQAEIEIGALLPCNVIVYEDDSGKAVVSFMDPLMALGFIGNESLSGVAKEANDRLRRVLDKI from the coding sequence ATGAAATACACATTCGGTAAGCTGACGAAGATGACTTACGACGAGGCGCTTGCAAAGCTGCCTGATCTCCTCAAGGAAGAGGGTTTCGGAGTGCTCACCGAGATCGATGTCAAAGAGACGATGAAGAAGAAACTTGATGTCGGATTTCGGAAGTACAAGATCTTGGGTGCATGCAATCCGAAGCTTGCATATCAGGCATTTCAAGCCGAGATTGAGATCGGCGCTCTGCTTCCGTGCAATGTGATAGTGTATGAAGATGACAGCGGCAAGGCTGTTGTATCATTCATGGATCCGCTGATGGCGCTCGGGTTCATTGGTAATGAGAGCCTGTCAGGCGTTGCTAAAGAAGCCAACGATCGCCTAAGAAGAGTACTGGACAAGATTTGA
- a CDS encoding cystathionine gamma-synthase, which translates to MSKDKTRFETRAIHAGQSPDPSTGAITTPIFQTSTYVQEGVGGHKGYEYSRTDNPTRTALQECLASLENAKYGLSFASGMSTISTIMNLLKAGDHIVSSDDVYGGTYRIFEHVFRDYGLKYDYVNISNLSEIESAIKPETKMVWVETPTNPLLKITDLKGVAEICRKHNLISCVDNTFATPYFQKPLDYGIDIVMHSVTKFLGGHADTVGGALMTSSDKLYDRLKFCQNAVGAIPGPFDCWLVLRGVKTLAVRMERHAQNAGQIANWLEAHPKVRKVIYPGLKSHPGHEIAKKQMTGFGGLISFEIDGSQADAVKFLENVKLFALAESLGGVESLIEHPGLMTHASIPAEVRHEKGLSDSLIRISVGIEYVDDLIADLDDALANL; encoded by the coding sequence ATGAGCAAAGACAAAACAAGGTTTGAAACACGAGCCATTCACGCCGGACAATCTCCGGATCCATCCACAGGCGCAATAACAACACCGATATTCCAGACATCGACATATGTTCAGGAGGGTGTCGGAGGACACAAGGGCTATGAGTATTCCCGCACTGACAATCCGACCCGCACAGCGCTGCAGGAGTGCCTTGCGTCACTCGAAAACGCAAAGTACGGACTGTCGTTTGCTTCCGGGATGAGCACGATCTCGACGATCATGAATCTCCTGAAAGCGGGCGATCATATCGTGTCATCGGATGATGTCTATGGTGGCACGTATCGGATCTTCGAACATGTATTTCGTGACTACGGCCTGAAGTACGATTATGTGAATATATCGAATCTCTCTGAAATAGAGAGCGCAATAAAGCCTGAAACAAAGATGGTCTGGGTTGAGACCCCCACTAACCCGCTGCTGAAAATCACCGACCTCAAAGGTGTAGCCGAAATTTGCCGAAAGCACAATCTCATTTCCTGTGTAGATAACACTTTTGCGACCCCATACTTCCAGAAGCCTCTTGATTACGGCATTGATATTGTGATGCATTCGGTCACAAAATTCCTCGGTGGGCATGCGGATACGGTCGGTGGAGCGCTGATGACATCGAGTGACAAACTCTATGACCGTCTGAAGTTCTGCCAGAATGCCGTCGGAGCAATTCCGGGACCGTTCGACTGCTGGCTGGTACTGCGGGGCGTGAAGACGCTTGCTGTGCGCATGGAGCGGCACGCACAGAATGCCGGTCAAATCGCGAACTGGCTGGAGGCGCATCCTAAAGTCAGGAAAGTCATATATCCGGGATTGAAGTCGCATCCGGGGCATGAGATTGCTAAGAAGCAAATGACCGGCTTTGGCGGGCTCATCTCGTTTGAGATCGACGGTTCGCAGGCGGACGCAGTCAAGTTTCTCGAAAATGTTAAGCTGTTTGCGCTGGCCGAATCGCTGGGAGGTGTCGAATCCCTGATCGAGCATCCCGGTCTGATGACGCATGCGTCTATTCCGGCTGAAGTGCGGCACGAGAAAGGGCTCTCAGACAGTCTCATCAGGATTTCGGTCGGCATCGAGTATGTCGACGACCTGATAGCTGATCTTGACGACGCGTTGGCTAATCTGTAG
- a CDS encoding cysteine synthase family protein yields MKAVNSILEAIGGTPMMRINNLVPDGWADLYAKAEYMNPGGSVKDRMALYVIDDAEKRGLLKPGGTIVENTSGNTGVGVAMVAAVKGYKAILTIPDKMSREKIDRLRAYGAEVIVTRTDVPPDSPESYYEIAKRIAKETPNSFYLDQYHNPKNIEAHYNTTGPEIWEQTEGKLDYFVGGIGTGGTVSGIGRFLKEQNPNIKIIAVDPEGSVFYDYFKTGKLIEPHVYKLEGIGEDMLVKAMDFDVVDDIIQVKDKESFLMARRLMTEEGIYAGGSSGAAMVAALKVAEEAGRGRMVVTLFPDSGDRYLSKMFSDEWMRENGFLDNDNISGDAQEGSRYEQRQNKV; encoded by the coding sequence ATGAAGGCTGTCAATTCGATTCTTGAAGCAATAGGTGGAACTCCGATGATGCGGATCAACAATCTGGTCCCGGATGGATGGGCTGATTTGTACGCAAAGGCGGAATATATGAATCCCGGTGGCTCTGTCAAAGACAGGATGGCGCTCTATGTCATCGACGACGCCGAGAAACGCGGGCTGCTCAAACCGGGCGGAACAATTGTCGAGAATACGTCGGGAAACACGGGTGTCGGTGTGGCGATGGTCGCGGCGGTTAAGGGCTACAAGGCGATACTGACCATTCCCGACAAAATGTCACGCGAGAAGATAGACAGGCTGAGGGCATACGGCGCCGAGGTTATTGTCACTCGGACAGATGTTCCACCAGATTCGCCGGAGTCATACTACGAGATTGCAAAGCGAATTGCAAAAGAGACTCCCAATTCATTCTATCTCGATCAATACCACAACCCGAAAAATATCGAAGCTCACTACAACACCACCGGGCCGGAAATTTGGGAGCAGACCGAGGGCAAGCTCGATTATTTCGTTGGTGGAATCGGAACCGGAGGGACAGTCTCTGGAATCGGGAGGTTCCTCAAGGAGCAAAACCCCAATATCAAAATCATAGCTGTCGATCCTGAAGGGTCGGTGTTTTACGACTATTTCAAGACGGGCAAGCTGATAGAGCCTCATGTTTACAAGCTTGAAGGCATCGGCGAGGATATGCTTGTCAAGGCGATGGATTTTGATGTAGTAGACGATATCATTCAGGTCAAAGACAAAGAGTCATTCCTGATGGCGAGGCGTCTGATGACGGAAGAGGGTATCTATGCGGGAGGATCATCCGGCGCCGCGATGGTTGCTGCTCTCAAGGTTGCTGAAGAAGCGGGCAGAGGCAGGATGGTAGTGACACTGTTCCCCGACTCTGGCGACAGGTATCTGTCGAAGATGTTCTCGGATGAATGGATGCGCGAAAACGGATTTCTCGACAACGACAACATTTCTGGCGACGCACAAGAAGGATCTCGATATGAGCAAAGACAAAACAAGGTTTGA